In Salvelinus namaycush isolate Seneca chromosome 15, SaNama_1.0, whole genome shotgun sequence, a genomic segment contains:
- the LOC120059761 gene encoding GTPase IMAP family member 4-like, producing MPGDYTHLSELRIVLLGYRVAGKTSSGNTILGREEFDLRTAVQCVKRQREVAGRHVTVVDTPGWWANHPLQKTHELLKQEIVLSVSLCPPGPHTFLLVIDVDDSFTEEYRRAVEEHLELLSETVWSHTIVLFTHGDCLGDTTIDQHIERQGKALQWLVEKCGNRYHVFNNKNRGDGTQITELLNNIEETVAGNRGGHYEINGEILLEIKEKRKAEEERAKQRLMKVQEQRKTLRSLMGEII from the coding sequence ATGCCAGGTGACTACACCCATCTCTCAGAGCTGAGGATTGTGCTGCTGGGATACAGAGTAGCTGGGAAGACTTCATCAGGAAACACCATCCTGGGCAGAGAGGAGTTTGACCTGAGGACAGCTGTTCAGTGTGTGAAGAGACAGCGAGAAGTAGCAGGGAGGCATGTCACTGTGGTCGACACTCCAGGCTGGTGGGCTAATCACCCCTTACAGAAAACTCATGAGCTGCTTAAACAGGAGATTGtactcagtgtgtctctgtgtcccccAGGACCCCATACTTTCCTCCTTGTCATAGATGTGGATGACTCATTCACTGAGGAATACAGAAGAGCAGTAGAGGAACACCTGGAGCTTCTCAGTGAGACAGTCTGGAGTCACACTATAGTGCTGTTCACCCATGGGGACTGTCTAGGAGACACAACCATTGATCAGCACATTGAGAGACAAGGGAAGGCCCTCCAGTGGCTTGTTGAGAAATGTGGAAACAGGTATCATGTCTTCAACAATAAAAACAGGGGTGACGGCACGCAGATCACAGAGCTGCTGAATAACATAGAGGAGACGGTGGCAGGAAACAGAGGAGGACATTATGAGATAAATGGAGAGATACTACTGGAGATAAAAGAGAAAAGgaaagcagaggaagagagagcaaaACAGAGACTGATGAAGGTTCAGGAACAGAGAAAGACCCTCAGATCGCTAATGGGTGAGATTATTtaa